A genomic window from Streptomyces broussonetiae includes:
- a CDS encoding acyl-CoA dehydrogenase family protein, giving the protein MDFRLTPRQARLKADARALTDVIAAYEVQCEQDNGLPADVHAKIRDAVLDAGLQAVNMPAEWGGAGLTIAEQVTVQEELGRLTGALWDMVWRPANALRLCTPEQRERFLVPVIKGERRDCYAVTEPGAGSDPKNLTTTATRNDRGWVLNGEKWFVTVGDHADFMIVLAAAGPERAPTLFLVDKDTPGIAMTRVPRFMHTFVYEHPEFTFTDVRVEEDAVLGGIGEGHDITRSWFTEERLMIAARTTGAAERALELARDWAVEREQFGAPIASYQLIQGMLADCAVDIAVNRAYTHQVAWEVDQASADDRKTLHAKASIAKLAASEASGRVVDRCLQIHGGRGYDRTYAVERLYRELRVDRIWEGTSEIQRLIIANELIKRGSGVLDLPTA; this is encoded by the coding sequence ATGGACTTCCGTCTCACCCCACGCCAGGCACGGCTCAAGGCCGACGCCCGCGCCCTCACCGACGTCATCGCCGCCTACGAGGTCCAGTGCGAGCAGGACAACGGCCTGCCCGCCGACGTGCACGCCAAGATCCGCGACGCCGTTCTCGACGCGGGACTCCAGGCGGTCAACATGCCGGCCGAGTGGGGTGGTGCCGGACTCACCATCGCCGAGCAGGTCACCGTGCAGGAGGAGCTGGGCCGGCTCACCGGCGCCCTGTGGGACATGGTGTGGCGGCCCGCCAACGCCCTGCGCCTGTGCACCCCGGAACAGCGCGAGCGCTTCCTCGTCCCGGTGATCAAGGGCGAGCGGCGTGACTGCTACGCCGTCACCGAGCCGGGCGCGGGCTCGGATCCCAAGAACCTCACCACCACCGCCACCAGGAACGACAGGGGATGGGTGCTCAATGGCGAGAAGTGGTTCGTGACGGTCGGTGACCACGCCGACTTCATGATCGTTTTGGCCGCTGCGGGGCCGGAGCGCGCGCCGACGCTGTTCCTCGTCGACAAGGACACCCCCGGCATCGCGATGACACGCGTGCCACGCTTCATGCACACCTTCGTCTACGAGCACCCCGAGTTCACCTTCACCGATGTCCGGGTGGAAGAGGACGCCGTGCTCGGCGGGATCGGTGAAGGGCACGACATCACGCGCTCGTGGTTCACCGAGGAGCGCCTGATGATCGCGGCGCGCACCACCGGCGCCGCCGAACGGGCCTTGGAGCTGGCTCGTGACTGGGCGGTGGAGCGCGAGCAGTTCGGGGCACCGATCGCGTCGTACCAGCTGATCCAGGGCATGCTCGCGGACTGCGCCGTGGACATCGCCGTCAACCGGGCCTACACCCACCAGGTCGCCTGGGAGGTCGACCAGGCCTCGGCCGACGACCGCAAGACGCTGCACGCCAAGGCGTCCATCGCCAAGCTCGCGGCCAGCGAGGCCTCGGGCCGGGTGGTCGACCGCTGTCTGCAGATCCACGGCGGCCGGGGCTACGACCGGACGTACGCCGTCGAGCGGCTCTACCGGGAGCTGCGTGTGGACCGGATCTGGGAGGGCACCTCCGAGATCCAGCGGCTGATCATCGCCAACGAGCTGATCAAGCGCGGTTCGGGGGTCCTGGACCTGCCCACCGCCTGA
- a CDS encoding acyl-CoA dehydrogenase family protein has translation MDLRYTPDQAELKRRAADYARLLMRYEDQSEQAGGPLPKELVAELTRAAMAAGVYAINMPVEWGGAGLSLLDQVIVEEEFGKVTNCLWDIPWRPANVLAYGDERQRETYLLPVLRGEKFDAFAVTEPGAGSDPSAGTSTATRTDGGWLLSGEKWFVTCGDIADFLLVQADAGPERLPTLFFVDKAAPGVEMTRVPHFMHSAVNGHPEFTFADVFVADHDVLGGVGNGYELTKEWFTDERLMIAARTVGAAERALQLARDWAVEREQFGAPIASYQLIQGMLADCAVDIAVNRAYTHQVAWEADQPGTDRKTLHAKAATAKLAASEAAGRVADRCLQIFGGRGYDRTYPVERMYRELRVDRIWEGTSEIQRLIIANELIKRGTRTLALPTH, from the coding sequence ATGGACCTGCGCTACACCCCCGACCAGGCCGAACTCAAGCGCCGCGCCGCCGACTACGCGCGCCTGCTGATGCGTTACGAGGACCAGTCCGAGCAGGCGGGCGGCCCCCTGCCCAAGGAACTGGTCGCCGAACTGACCCGGGCCGCCATGGCCGCCGGCGTCTACGCCATCAACATGCCCGTCGAGTGGGGCGGGGCCGGCCTCAGCCTGCTCGACCAGGTCATCGTCGAGGAGGAGTTTGGCAAGGTCACCAACTGCCTGTGGGACATCCCCTGGCGGCCCGCCAACGTCCTCGCGTACGGCGACGAACGCCAGCGCGAGACGTACCTGCTGCCCGTCCTGCGCGGGGAGAAGTTCGACGCGTTCGCCGTCACCGAGCCGGGGGCGGGCTCGGACCCCTCCGCCGGCACCTCCACGGCCACCCGCACCGACGGCGGCTGGCTGCTGAGCGGCGAGAAGTGGTTCGTCACCTGCGGCGACATCGCCGACTTCCTGCTGGTGCAGGCCGACGCCGGACCCGAGCGGCTGCCCACCCTCTTCTTCGTGGACAAGGCCGCGCCCGGGGTCGAGATGACCCGGGTGCCGCACTTCATGCACTCCGCGGTCAACGGGCACCCCGAGTTCACCTTCGCCGACGTCTTCGTGGCCGACCATGATGTCCTCGGCGGGGTCGGCAACGGCTACGAACTGACCAAGGAATGGTTCACCGACGAACGCCTGATGATCGCCGCGCGCACCGTCGGCGCAGCTGAGCGCGCCCTGCAGCTGGCTCGTGACTGGGCGGTGGAGCGCGAGCAGTTCGGGGCGCCGATCGCGTCGTACCAGCTGATCCAGGGCATGCTCGCGGACTGCGCCGTGGACATCGCCGTCAACCGGGCCTACACCCACCAGGTCGCCTGGGAGGCGGACCAGCCCGGCACCGACCGCAAGACCCTGCACGCCAAGGCCGCCACCGCCAAGCTCGCCGCCAGCGAGGCGGCCGGCCGGGTCGCCGACCGCTGTCTGCAGATCTTCGGCGGCCGGGGCTACGACCGCACCTACCCCGTCGAGCGCATGTACCGCGAGCTGCGCGTCGACCGGATCTGGGAGGGCACCTCCGAGATCCAGCGGCTGATCATCGCCAACGAGCTGATCAAGCGCGGCACCCGCACCCTGGCCCTGCCCACGCACTGA
- a CDS encoding acetate--CoA ligase family protein — translation MRRDLSALFDPVSVAVVGASDDPAKYGHAIAAQALRANGRRPVHLVNRRGGTVLGRTAAPSLSAIGEAVDLAVVAVPAAGFEDAVDEALQCGARAVVAITAGFAETGDTGRARQHAVAARVRAAGAVMVGPNCLGLADNTTDLFLASDTFTPGGIALLSQSGNLALELQLRFHPHGLGFSRFVSLGNQADVTLVDLLADCARHEGTHAIAVYAEDFADGRAFAEAAAEAGKPVVLLTAGRGDASARSAQSHTGALTTSADVVSAACRDAGVELVATPRELTVVLAALNGARRAPGRRVAILTDGGGHGVIAADSVEAAGLTVPELHPPTRDRLRKVLWEQSAVANPVDLAGMGEQDPGSYAQTVAALLAAEEVDAVLMTGYFGGYAHAGGGLGGGGTVLADGERAAARLIADRHRACAKPLVVQSMYPDSPTCRTLAAAGIPVFGATEDAARALAATTPGAPHPGPAPLPPPAAPLRESGYLHTRRALEAAGLSFPAAREVHNEAELLAATAEFGGPYVLKALHLLHKSDAGGVALGLAGPDELRAAFHEMHARFGASSYSVEAMADLSDGVELIVGVDRDPRFGPVAMVGLGGVLAETLRDVVFALAPVTAEHALRLLRGLRAAALLGGVRGRPPVDLVAAAAAVATITAFAAAHPEIAEIEVNPLLVRPHGVLALDSRAVLA, via the coding sequence CCATCGCCGCCCAGGCCCTGCGCGCGAACGGCCGCCGCCCCGTCCACCTGGTCAACCGGCGTGGCGGCACCGTGCTCGGGCGCACCGCAGCCCCCAGCCTGAGCGCGATCGGCGAAGCCGTCGACCTGGCGGTGGTCGCCGTGCCCGCCGCCGGGTTCGAGGACGCCGTCGACGAGGCCCTGCAGTGCGGCGCCCGGGCCGTCGTCGCCATCACCGCCGGCTTCGCGGAGACCGGCGACACCGGACGGGCACGCCAGCACGCCGTCGCCGCACGCGTGCGTGCCGCCGGTGCGGTGATGGTCGGGCCGAACTGCCTCGGGCTCGCGGACAACACCACCGACCTCTTCCTTGCCTCTGACACCTTCACCCCCGGCGGCATCGCGCTCCTCAGCCAGAGCGGCAACCTCGCCCTGGAACTCCAGCTCCGCTTCCACCCGCACGGCCTCGGCTTCTCCCGGTTCGTCTCGCTCGGCAACCAGGCCGACGTCACCCTCGTCGACCTGCTCGCCGACTGCGCGCGGCACGAGGGCACCCACGCCATCGCGGTCTACGCGGAGGACTTCGCCGACGGACGCGCCTTCGCCGAGGCAGCCGCCGAGGCCGGCAAGCCCGTGGTGCTGCTCACCGCCGGACGCGGCGACGCCTCCGCACGCAGCGCCCAGTCGCACACCGGGGCCCTGACCACCTCGGCCGACGTGGTGAGCGCGGCGTGCCGGGACGCCGGTGTGGAACTGGTCGCCACCCCGCGTGAACTCACCGTCGTCCTGGCCGCGTTGAACGGCGCGAGGCGAGCGCCGGGCCGCCGGGTCGCCATCCTCACCGACGGCGGCGGCCACGGCGTCATCGCCGCCGACAGCGTCGAGGCGGCCGGCCTGACCGTCCCCGAACTCCACCCGCCGACACGGGATCGACTCCGCAAGGTCCTCTGGGAGCAGTCGGCCGTCGCCAATCCGGTGGACCTCGCCGGGATGGGCGAGCAGGACCCGGGCTCGTACGCGCAGACCGTCGCCGCGCTGCTGGCTGCCGAGGAGGTCGACGCCGTCCTGATGACCGGCTACTTCGGCGGCTACGCGCACGCCGGCGGCGGACTCGGGGGAGGGGGCACGGTCCTCGCGGACGGGGAACGGGCCGCAGCGCGCCTCATCGCCGACCGCCACCGGGCCTGCGCGAAGCCGCTCGTGGTGCAGTCGATGTATCCCGACTCGCCGACCTGCCGCACCCTGGCCGCGGCAGGCATCCCGGTCTTCGGCGCCACCGAGGACGCCGCCCGCGCCCTCGCCGCGACGACACCCGGCGCGCCGCATCCGGGCCCGGCCCCCCTTCCCCCGCCCGCTGCCCCGCTGCGCGAGAGCGGCTATCTGCACACCCGCAGGGCCCTGGAGGCGGCCGGCCTGTCGTTCCCGGCCGCGCGGGAGGTCCACAACGAGGCCGAACTCCTCGCCGCGACCGCGGAGTTCGGCGGACCCTACGTCCTCAAGGCACTCCATCTGCTGCACAAGTCCGACGCGGGCGGTGTCGCGCTCGGCCTGGCCGGACCCGACGAACTCCGCGCCGCCTTCCACGAGATGCACGCCCGGTTCGGTGCCTCGTCCTACTCGGTGGAGGCGATGGCGGACCTGTCCGACGGTGTCGAGCTGATCGTCGGCGTCGACCGCGACCCCCGATTCGGCCCCGTCGCCATGGTGGGCCTGGGCGGCGTACTGGCCGAGACCCTGCGCGACGTCGTCTTCGCCCTGGCTCCCGTGACCGCGGAGCACGCCCTGCGCCTGCTGCGCGGACTGCGCGCCGCCGCCCTGCTCGGCGGGGTGCGCGGCAGGCCCCCCGTCGACCTCGTCGCGGCAGCGGCGGCCGTCGCGACGATCACGGCCTTCGCCGCCGCGCACCCGGAGATCGCCGAGATCGAGGTCAACCCCCTGCTCGTCCGCCCGCACGGCGTCCTCGCTCTCGACTCCCGCGCCGTACTCGCCTGA